In a single window of the Salirhabdus salicampi genome:
- the yabG gene encoding sporulation peptidase YabG yields MQFQRGDIVTRVSHNHDLLFRIQTVENGKAQLYGEDYRLEADSPLDDLSLVNKGELTRRKKEEREKEDYSYRLFKQDYQLMRKKQEYDTHINFNPDLKYFQIPPRVLHVDGDQLYLKKCVSLYQRLGMQVHGVHLHEKTMPLEIKALLEKIQPDILVITGHDSFSKTKGNKNDIRAYRNSKHFADTVREARNYAPHLDQLIIFAGACQSHFESLIKAGANFASSPSRINIHALDPVYIVAKVGYTSFMEKINVWDVLRNTITGEKGIGGLETRGLFRTGMPFPDDEIESEEYNFRPCL; encoded by the coding sequence ATGCAATTTCAAAGAGGGGATATTGTAACGAGAGTATCCCATAATCATGATTTGTTATTTAGGATTCAGACAGTAGAAAATGGTAAAGCACAACTTTATGGAGAAGATTATCGTTTAGAGGCAGATTCCCCACTGGATGATCTTTCCCTCGTGAATAAAGGAGAATTAACGCGACGTAAAAAAGAAGAACGAGAAAAAGAGGACTATTCATATCGATTGTTTAAACAAGATTATCAATTGATGCGAAAAAAACAAGAGTATGACACCCATATTAACTTTAATCCGGATTTAAAGTACTTCCAAATACCACCAAGGGTTTTACATGTTGATGGTGACCAATTGTATTTAAAAAAATGTGTAAGTTTATATCAACGTCTAGGCATGCAAGTCCATGGTGTACATCTTCACGAGAAAACAATGCCATTAGAAATAAAAGCTCTATTAGAGAAAATTCAACCAGATATTTTAGTTATAACGGGACATGATTCCTTTTCCAAAACGAAAGGGAACAAAAACGATATACGGGCATACCGCAACTCAAAACATTTTGCCGACACAGTTCGAGAAGCAAGAAACTATGCGCCACACTTAGATCAATTGATCATTTTTGCCGGGGCATGTCAGTCTCATTTTGAATCGTTAATTAAAGCAGGAGCAAATTTTGCGAGTTCCCCATCAAGAATAAACATTCATGCTTTAGACCCAGTATACATTGTAGCGAAAGTTGGCTACACATCCTTTATGGAAAAAATTAATGTATGGGATGTGTTAAGAAATACCATTACCGGTGAAAAAGGAATTGGAGGCTTAGAAACTCGAGGTTTATTTCGGACAGGAATGCCTTTTCCTGATGATGAAATTGAATCAGAAGAGTATAATTTCCGCCCATGTTTGTAA
- the rsmA gene encoding 16S rRNA (adenine(1518)-N(6)/adenine(1519)-N(6))-dimethyltransferase RsmA, with translation MIDEKAIATPAKTKQIMAKYGLSFKKSLGQNFIIDVNTLKNIVKHAGVTPDSTVVEIGPGIGALTEQLAIVAKHVVAFEIDQRLIPILDDTLQSYDNVTVINEDVLKAEVKATIERYVSQGEKIKVVANLPYYITTPILMKLLTEKLPLQDITVMIQKEVANRMAANPNTKEYGSLSIAVQYYTVPSVVMTVPKTVFRPQPNVDSAVLHLKRRETPLVHVKDEDLFFEIVQACFGQRRKTILNNLSRHYKEKLNKEQILSILKESNIEPSRRAESLSIEEFAGLANFFTQTGGR, from the coding sequence ATGATTGATGAAAAGGCAATAGCAACCCCAGCAAAAACGAAACAAATTATGGCAAAATACGGATTATCCTTCAAAAAAAGTTTAGGTCAAAATTTTATTATTGATGTTAATACGTTAAAAAATATTGTGAAACATGCAGGTGTGACACCTGATTCAACTGTAGTAGAGATCGGTCCAGGGATAGGTGCTTTGACGGAGCAGCTTGCTATTGTTGCAAAACACGTTGTTGCTTTTGAAATAGATCAGCGGCTAATCCCCATTTTAGATGATACCTTGCAATCTTATGATAATGTAACCGTTATTAATGAGGATGTACTGAAAGCTGAAGTAAAAGCCACAATAGAGCGCTACGTATCCCAAGGTGAGAAGATAAAAGTTGTAGCGAATTTGCCATATTATATTACAACCCCTATATTAATGAAATTATTAACAGAGAAACTACCTCTTCAAGACATTACAGTAATGATTCAAAAAGAAGTAGCAAACCGTATGGCTGCAAATCCCAATACAAAAGAGTATGGATCATTATCAATCGCTGTTCAGTATTATACAGTACCCTCAGTTGTAATGACTGTACCTAAAACCGTGTTCCGTCCTCAACCAAATGTTGATTCAGCTGTACTACATTTAAAACGTCGTGAGACTCCACTAGTACATGTGAAAGATGAGGACCTCTTTTTTGAAATTGTTCAAGCTTGTTTTGGACAAAGAAGAAAAACGATTCTTAACAATTTAAGTCGACATTATAAAGAAAAGTTAAACAAGGAACAAATATTGTCAATTTTAAAGGAAAGCAATATCGAACCGTCACGACGCGCCGAATCCCTATCAATTGAAGAATTTGCTGGCTTAGCAAATTTCTTTACTCAAACTGGTGGTAGGTAG